A single window of Thiomicrorhabdus immobilis DNA harbors:
- a CDS encoding Y-family DNA polymerase: protein MPTYALVDGNSFYASCQIAFQPGLVNRPVVVLSNNDGCIVAANQIAKNLDLQHVKPNSLGQGGYYAATADSMMFQPFFKVAPILKRFDTAVFSSNYELYADMSQRMHAISAQFASRQEIYSIDESFLDFTGIDKQRLNQHATQMKERILQWIGIPVAVGIGSSKTQAKLANHLAKKLPDCHGVFDLSQLSEHTRNTLYQTIKVGAVWGVGKRLNKQLNAAGINTVYDLVCLDQKTLKRKFSVNIERMVLELNGQACLSFEEIPGNKQNIVSSRSFSRNVTEFNTMREAVSSYTATAAEKLRQQHGTCKAISVFITTPPYQTQLPQYRNQQTIPLVYPSDSTILLTKVALRALQKIWRPGYEYQKASVMLLNIQEKQSLQTDLFAPNPQYSGNPKSDNLMKTLDNINRKMGKNTLKLASSGLHNQSWKMNRNLMSARYTTRWDELLTVTAK from the coding sequence ATGCCAACCTATGCCTTAGTTGACGGTAACTCGTTTTACGCGTCCTGCCAAATCGCTTTTCAACCAGGCCTGGTAAACCGGCCGGTTGTCGTGCTTTCTAATAACGATGGCTGCATTGTGGCAGCCAACCAAATAGCGAAGAACTTAGATTTACAGCATGTCAAACCCAATAGTTTAGGTCAAGGTGGGTATTATGCGGCCACGGCCGATAGCATGATGTTTCAGCCTTTTTTCAAGGTTGCCCCAATATTAAAACGTTTCGATACGGCCGTATTTAGTTCAAACTACGAACTCTATGCAGATATGAGCCAACGCATGCATGCAATCAGCGCCCAGTTTGCGAGTCGCCAAGAAATCTACTCAATTGATGAAAGTTTTTTAGATTTTACCGGGATTGACAAACAGCGCCTCAACCAACATGCCACCCAAATGAAAGAGCGCATTTTGCAATGGATTGGAATCCCAGTGGCGGTTGGAATCGGCAGCTCGAAAACCCAAGCCAAATTGGCAAACCATCTGGCCAAAAAACTACCGGATTGTCATGGCGTATTCGATTTAAGCCAGCTTTCCGAACACACTCGTAACACACTTTATCAGACAATAAAGGTGGGGGCAGTTTGGGGGGTTGGCAAACGCCTTAATAAACAGCTTAATGCTGCAGGCATCAACACCGTTTACGACTTGGTTTGTCTAGACCAGAAAACGCTTAAAAGAAAGTTCTCCGTCAATATCGAACGTATGGTTTTAGAGTTAAACGGGCAGGCCTGCTTAAGCTTTGAAGAGATACCGGGCAATAAGCAAAACATCGTTTCATCTCGCTCTTTTAGCCGCAATGTTACAGAGTTTAACACCATGCGTGAAGCGGTCAGCAGCTATACCGCGACCGCGGCCGAAAAACTTCGTCAACAACACGGCACTTGCAAAGCCATCAGTGTGTTCATAACCACCCCGCCCTATCAAACCCAGCTACCACAATACCGGAATCAACAGACCATTCCGTTGGTTTACCCATCAGACAGCACTATTTTGCTGACCAAAGTGGCATTGCGTGCATTACAAAAAATTTGGCGCCCTGGTTATGAATACCAAAAAGCCAGCGTCATGCTGCTAAACATACAAGAGAAACAGAGCTTGCAAACCGACCTCTTCGCCCCCAACCCACAATATTCAGGCAACCCTAAATCAGACAACTTAATGAAAACGCTTGATAATATCAATCGAAAGATGGGAAAGAACACACTCAAACTTGCTAGTAGCGGTTTGCACAATCAGAGCTGGAAAATGAATCGTAATTTAATGTCGGCACGCTATACAACACGCTGGGATGAGCTGTTAACGGTAACCGCTAAGTGA
- a CDS encoding choice-of-anchor O protein, protein MKLQKRYLIIAMATAMGVSGNAIAADEATTQMHFDTPQSLSNDQSPDLGMAFKAKLVRLGNGMLISAFGDGVDASKVVYDLKSDEERPARDIFVRTCASATVDCGSEANWSAPVNVSNTVTQTSISTDWDGESVDGTTRKPYWGDSDKPNIANGGGNLMLTWVDKYCDGGNQRTVTYVTRDNREIPFSCTYASYSSNGGLAWSAPVQLSDGSRDAKQDASKVNSMGKSVITWQEDPLGLQIGSADGPGDGASGATASHGTDVWYTTTTFEATKWEDEAHTIPIAGKPTGFATGARLTDNATTTLSGDNRTVKDIAGNLVAADQIDGGQTAATRANNALVGSTVVVTYEETKGSEEIEYGKYIRYHSFPYSTNPSAVTNQAGCVISNPEENARRVRFVPQATPGSSGLQMGIFWKEGKYDQGGPSDIMVRLLKNGVAYTNMVPAVAANCETSDYAVSSTLVNAQAINISSNTETGGNLSDTTEANNAENALAHRGAIVGDDLYIGYSYTNDWALATYTNLRNYDFWLRHYDGVTDTWTPPRNLSNLPSDVNGDGVTIKPLSVREPRFVKTPYSAVAEDNYNPDAFVVAWGTQTNVASHLEDPVDQDIYYTRSFDKGVTYEPVVRVDNPNNLSRFESQLRPTPDGQTVYAVWNEQSVSGVDAILAKAISGEVTGEFPYIPPYIPPTPTTGDTTVASSGGSASLFGGMLMPALIGLFMGLIGFFGLRKIQK, encoded by the coding sequence ATGAAATTACAGAAGAGATATTTAATTATCGCCATGGCTACCGCTATGGGGGTAAGTGGTAACGCCATAGCCGCTGATGAAGCGACTACACAAATGCATTTCGATACACCACAGAGTTTATCGAATGATCAGTCACCTGATTTGGGAATGGCGTTTAAAGCGAAGTTGGTGCGTTTAGGTAATGGCATGTTAATTAGCGCTTTTGGTGATGGTGTTGATGCAAGCAAGGTGGTTTATGACCTTAAAAGTGATGAAGAACGCCCTGCAAGAGACATTTTTGTGAGAACTTGTGCGAGTGCAACAGTTGATTGTGGTTCTGAGGCTAATTGGAGTGCACCTGTTAATGTTTCCAATACCGTAACACAAACGAGTATCAGTACCGACTGGGATGGTGAAAGTGTCGATGGTACAACCCGCAAGCCATACTGGGGGGATTCAGATAAGCCTAATATCGCAAATGGTGGTGGTAACTTAATGCTTACCTGGGTGGATAAGTATTGTGACGGTGGTAATCAGCGAACAGTCACTTATGTAACACGAGATAATCGTGAGATTCCATTCAGTTGTACTTACGCATCTTATTCAAGTAATGGTGGTTTGGCATGGTCCGCACCAGTGCAATTGAGTGATGGGTCGCGTGATGCTAAGCAAGATGCGAGTAAAGTCAACTCAATGGGTAAATCGGTTATTACGTGGCAAGAAGACCCTCTTGGATTACAGATTGGTTCTGCTGATGGACCTGGTGATGGTGCATCTGGTGCAACGGCATCGCATGGTACAGATGTTTGGTATACCACCACAACCTTTGAAGCAACTAAGTGGGAAGATGAGGCTCATACGATTCCTATAGCGGGTAAACCGACCGGTTTTGCAACGGGGGCACGTTTAACCGATAACGCCACAACTACATTGTCAGGTGACAATAGAACAGTCAAGGATATTGCTGGCAATTTAGTTGCAGCAGATCAAATTGATGGTGGGCAGACGGCGGCAACACGAGCTAATAACGCATTGGTCGGCTCTACGGTTGTGGTGACTTATGAAGAGACTAAAGGCTCTGAAGAGATTGAGTACGGTAAATATATCCGTTATCACAGTTTCCCTTATTCTACCAATCCGTCAGCGGTGACCAATCAGGCTGGTTGTGTGATTTCTAACCCGGAAGAAAATGCTCGAAGAGTACGTTTTGTGCCACAAGCTACACCAGGTTCAAGTGGTTTGCAGATGGGTATATTCTGGAAAGAGGGTAAATATGACCAGGGTGGACCATCGGATATTATGGTTCGTTTACTGAAAAATGGTGTTGCTTATACCAATATGGTGCCTGCGGTAGCGGCTAATTGTGAGACTTCTGATTATGCGGTATCGTCAACTTTGGTGAACGCTCAGGCAATCAATATCAGTAGTAACACGGAAACGGGCGGCAACCTGTCCGATACCACGGAAGCAAATAATGCTGAGAATGCTTTGGCTCACCGTGGGGCGATTGTCGGTGATGATCTCTATATCGGTTACTCTTATACCAATGATTGGGCGTTGGCGACTTACACCAATTTGAGAAACTATGATTTCTGGCTTCGTCATTATGATGGTGTAACGGATACTTGGACACCTCCACGTAATCTGTCAAACCTACCATCTGATGTGAATGGTGATGGTGTGACAATCAAACCATTATCGGTTAGAGAGCCTAGATTTGTAAAAACACCTTATTCAGCCGTTGCAGAGGATAATTACAATCCGGATGCCTTTGTGGTTGCATGGGGTACACAGACCAATGTGGCTTCTCACTTGGAAGACCCTGTTGACCAGGATATCTATTACACCCGTTCGTTTGATAAAGGTGTTACTTATGAGCCTGTTGTTAGGGTTGATAATCCAAATAACTTGTCGCGTTTTGAGTCACAACTACGTCCGACTCCTGATGGTCAAACTGTGTATGCGGTTTGGAATGAGCAGTCGGTAAGTGGGGTAGACGCTATTTTGGCTAAAGCGATTTCAGGTGAAGTGACTGGGGAGTTCCCATATATTCCTCCTTATATTCCACCAACACCAACAACAGGGGACACTACGGTTGCCTCTAGTGGTGGAAGTGCAAGTCTCTTTGGCGGCATGTTAATGCCTGCGTTGATTGGGTTGTTTATGGGGTTAATAGGCTTCTTTGGATTACGCAAAATTCAAAAATAG
- the gcvH gene encoding glycine cleavage system protein GcvH: MSVLPSHLKYAETHEWVYIDEKGIATVGITDFAQESLGELMSVTFPELGTDIAAGEEAMSLESVKSASDIFAPVSGEIIEINEALEDDPELINEEPYDGGWLFKIAAHDESELEDLLSDEEYQKMIDG; this comes from the coding sequence ATGAGCGTTTTACCAAGTCATTTAAAATATGCCGAAACTCACGAATGGGTTTATATCGATGAAAAAGGTATTGCCACGGTCGGCATAACCGATTTTGCCCAAGAATCTTTGGGTGAGTTGATGAGTGTGACTTTTCCTGAATTGGGAACCGATATTGCCGCAGGAGAAGAGGCGATGTCTTTAGAATCGGTTAAATCGGCATCTGATATTTTTGCCCCTGTAAGTGGTGAAATTATCGAAATCAATGAAGCTTTGGAAGATGATCCGGAATTGATTAATGAAGAGCCGTATGATGGTGGTTGGTTATTTAAAATCGCAGCACATGATGAAAGTGAGTTAGAAGATTTGCTTTCCGACGAAGAGTATCAAAAGATGATCGACGGCTAA
- a CDS encoding sensor domain-containing diguanylate cyclase yields the protein MTIILVATALYWLYATAKTQLYNDVLSAHYKTLDYDINRLVENRREASMAIALTLSENKQVRDFICEHCTPETQSRLNFDALLDELALHTHHSGIWIQILDHQGISRYRSWTDKVGDSLVNARRDVQTMLQTPQITQSMSVGKFSLTFKAMVPLLDENQQLIGIVEVVSHIAPLTVRLKEAQGVDSVILVDKRYRKQLTKAYTGLFVNDYYVANANASKSEMSYLETVASQRFSKMEPVWVDDNKVITQHPIQDDSGLVLGYWFLFAPEKNLDLVEMQQLKSRYLYTALVIMLLSLMLMLLYIFKKRSDISSSYYRTILDSASEIIFVSNLERILEANQQFFEFYSKFNSIDEFLRYYDCVCDTFEKQEGYLQREMEGVFWLEYVLKHPDDLHKVVIKKDSQTYYFQVKVAQIQLYETPLYSVIMHDITSQELYKKQLEFLSQTDTLTGISNRLVFNQTLVQEVQRSHRYHSDLSLLIFDIDFFKNINDSYGHEVGDQVLITLSEEVGKLLRETDVFCRIGGEEFTIIMPETNLHDAEQTAERLRKAIEELPQSTLPTQLTVSFGVAAMTRWDNDKTLLKRADQALYRAKENGRNRVEIAIELDNQAHLNFNKPIN from the coding sequence TTGACAATAATTCTAGTCGCTACTGCACTGTATTGGCTTTATGCTACCGCTAAAACCCAGCTCTATAATGACGTGCTCTCCGCACACTACAAAACCCTTGATTATGATATCAATCGCTTGGTAGAGAATCGCCGTGAAGCTTCTATGGCGATTGCTTTAACACTTTCTGAAAACAAGCAAGTGCGTGATTTTATCTGTGAACACTGCACGCCAGAAACTCAATCGCGCTTAAATTTCGATGCTCTTTTGGATGAGTTGGCATTGCATACCCACCATAGTGGGATCTGGATTCAGATTTTAGACCATCAAGGCATCAGCCGCTACCGTAGCTGGACAGATAAGGTGGGCGATTCATTGGTGAATGCACGGCGTGATGTGCAAACGATGTTGCAGACTCCGCAAATTACCCAAAGTATGAGTGTCGGTAAATTCAGCTTAACCTTTAAAGCCATGGTGCCCTTGTTGGATGAAAATCAACAGCTTATCGGGATTGTTGAGGTGGTATCTCATATTGCCCCATTAACGGTGCGCTTGAAAGAGGCGCAAGGTGTTGATTCGGTCATTTTGGTCGACAAACGTTATCGGAAACAACTGACTAAGGCGTATACGGGATTGTTTGTAAACGATTACTATGTGGCTAATGCCAATGCATCCAAAAGTGAAATGAGCTATTTAGAAACGGTTGCAAGTCAAAGGTTTTCTAAGATGGAGCCGGTTTGGGTTGATGACAATAAAGTCATTACGCAACATCCTATTCAAGATGATAGTGGTTTGGTGTTGGGTTACTGGTTTTTGTTTGCTCCTGAGAAAAACCTGGATTTAGTCGAGATGCAACAACTCAAAAGTCGATATTTGTACACGGCCTTGGTGATTATGCTTCTAAGTCTTATGTTGATGCTGTTGTATATTTTCAAAAAACGTTCAGATATAAGTTCAAGCTATTACCGAACCATATTGGATTCGGCGTCGGAGATTATCTTTGTTTCGAATCTTGAACGTATTTTGGAAGCAAACCAGCAGTTTTTTGAGTTTTATTCCAAATTCAATTCTATTGATGAGTTCCTTAGATATTACGATTGTGTGTGTGACACTTTTGAAAAACAAGAGGGCTATCTGCAGCGTGAAATGGAGGGTGTCTTTTGGTTGGAGTATGTTTTAAAACATCCTGATGATTTGCATAAAGTCGTGATTAAGAAAGATAGTCAAACCTACTATTTTCAAGTGAAAGTAGCGCAGATTCAACTGTACGAAACCCCTTTGTACAGTGTCATCATGCACGATATCACCAGCCAAGAGCTTTATAAAAAGCAGTTGGAGTTTTTATCACAAACCGATACCTTGACGGGGATTTCTAATCGACTGGTCTTCAATCAAACCCTTGTACAAGAGGTTCAGCGTTCGCACCGTTACCACTCCGATTTGTCATTGCTCATTTTTGATATCGACTTTTTTAAGAATATTAATGATAGCTACGGGCATGAGGTCGGAGATCAGGTATTGATTACCTTGAGTGAAGAGGTTGGTAAGTTATTGCGTGAAACGGACGTGTTCTGTCGTATTGGTGGAGAAGAATTTACCATTATTATGCCTGAAACAAATCTTCACGATGCCGAGCAAACGGCGGAACGTTTGCGTAAGGCGATAGAGGAATTGCCGCAAAGCACTTTGCCAACCCAATTAACGGTGAGTTTTGGTGTTGCCGCAATGACTCGTTGGGATAATGATAAAACTCTTTTGAAACGAGCGGATCAAGCGCTTTATCGTGCTAAAGAAAATGGTCGAAATCGTGTTGAAATCGCTATTGAGTTAGATAATCAAGCGCATTTAAACTTTAACAAGCCAATAAACTAG
- a CDS encoding LexA family protein: MTQKTDSSVGSISHGGVREGAGRKKGTGKFGEPTKVMRVPQSKVAQIQAWLNLQNKPNAGKSISPSNQSRFDSPFAWYLPEEEAEVVELPLYAHKVVAGFPSPADDYIEARLDLNEKLIRNKEATFLLSVQGDSMKDAGILDGDILVVDRSIQPQDGKIVIAALDGELTVKRLSIKSTGTWLVPENDNYPPILVRESSDILIWGVVTATISQF; the protein is encoded by the coding sequence ATGACACAAAAAACAGATAGCTCGGTTGGCTCTATCTCACACGGGGGCGTACGCGAAGGGGCGGGACGTAAAAAGGGCACGGGTAAATTCGGTGAACCGACCAAAGTGATGCGAGTACCACAGTCGAAAGTGGCGCAGATCCAGGCGTGGTTGAACTTACAGAATAAGCCTAATGCGGGTAAATCGATATCCCCCTCTAACCAATCGCGATTTGATTCGCCTTTTGCTTGGTATTTGCCAGAGGAAGAAGCCGAAGTGGTTGAATTACCTCTGTATGCTCATAAAGTTGTTGCAGGTTTTCCAAGCCCGGCAGACGATTATATTGAGGCGCGTTTGGATTTGAACGAGAAGTTAATCCGTAATAAAGAGGCGACTTTTTTACTCTCGGTTCAAGGCGATTCGATGAAGGATGCGGGGATTTTAGATGGTGATATCTTAGTGGTGGATCGCAGTATTCAGCCACAAGATGGCAAAATCGTGATTGCCGCTTTAGATGGCGAATTAACGGTAAAGCGTCTATCGATAAAGTCAACGGGTACTTGGTTGGTGCCAGAAAATGACAACTACCCTCCTATTTTAGTGAGAGAGTCATCCGATATTTTGATTTGGGGTGTGGTGACGGCAACCATTTCACAATTTTAA
- a CDS encoding DUF2202 domain-containing protein, whose protein sequence is MKFTIKTLFAIAFTALTFNALVSSTVSADEIIVESTSLDSISVEEEHGILFMREEEKLARDVYLTLYDIWGLSIFKNIAKSEQTHTETIKALIEKYQLADPVVDDTVGVFTDYHFVEVFEALVAKGSESLEGALQVGTEIEELDIKDIAESIAVVDGNDDVVNVYSELMKGSRNHLRSFWDVLTSNGFTYVPTHISQEEFDAIINSPMETTNLK, encoded by the coding sequence ATGAAATTTACTATCAAAACACTTTTTGCCATCGCTTTTACCGCTTTAACTTTTAACGCTTTAGTGAGTAGCACGGTTTCTGCCGATGAAATTATCGTAGAATCAACATCGCTTGATTCAATCTCTGTTGAAGAAGAGCACGGTATTCTATTCATGCGAGAGGAAGAGAAGTTAGCGCGTGATGTTTATTTAACGCTTTATGATATTTGGGGATTAAGCATTTTTAAAAATATCGCGAAGTCAGAACAGACTCATACCGAGACGATTAAAGCGTTGATTGAAAAATATCAATTAGCGGATCCCGTTGTAGATGATACGGTGGGTGTGTTCACTGACTACCATTTTGTAGAAGTATTTGAAGCCTTGGTTGCCAAAGGCAGTGAGAGTTTGGAAGGTGCTTTACAAGTAGGTACTGAAATTGAAGAGTTGGATATTAAAGATATTGCGGAAAGCATTGCGGTTGTTGACGGTAATGATGATGTGGTGAATGTCTATTCTGAATTGATGAAAGGTTCACGTAATCACCTAAGATCTTTCTGGGATGTGTTAACCAGCAACGGATTTACTTATGTTCCGACTCATATCTCGCAAGAAGAGTTTGATGCAATCATTAATTCGCCAATGGAAACAACCAATTTAAAATAA